A single Biomphalaria glabrata chromosome 2, xgBioGlab47.1, whole genome shotgun sequence DNA region contains:
- the LOC106068814 gene encoding extracellular serine/threonine protein CG31145-like: protein MVQKFFFLPKLNSFKLVWSRRYIWKLLLLTFCLLALIAVNFQPTVQYAVRMAIHRSELYNKLFAPSDAGGCRVNYSIPEVDTFIREYQGKSNLLDSVFKVDEQEPYLSFLAKLNKWKRKGKLMKEFVKNNNTWAWEIFHQQINQYFLYDPEDTSYYQQMLKDLNQRKIIFTDVNNRSSHLVLIVTFDNGMKGLYKFMRTPRDHEVLPNHFFFSDIERAHAEIASFHLDKVLGFYRVPPTVGRVLNITEDIGNVGVELLTSTLHRSPVGNLCFFGKCKDYCKVAFSICGTPDTIEGAMSVFLPPRGINQSHYSVASPWMRVYHHTGKATWELSEDYCETNVKKREGFQGRKLLDYSDIGVFDFLIGNLDRHHVELFQQFNNDTFILHLDNGRGFGKSKYDCMSCMSPVRQCCMIRRSTLAKLVKLYIGPDSLSHVLRKSLEADPLSPILWEPHLDALDRRVGQILKVVRDCIAKKGKLWHEVIIDDGYN from the exons ATGGTCcagaaatttttctttttgccaaAGTTGAACTCATTCAAACTGGTCTGGTCAAGAAGATATATCTGGAAACTACTCTTACTGACATTTTGTCTATTAGCACTGATAGCGGTCAACTTTCAGCCTACTGTACAGTATGCAGTTAGGATGGCTATACATAGATCTGAACTATACAACAAG CTATTTGCTCCCTCAGACGCAGGAGGCTGTAGAGTGAACTACAGCATACCGGAAGTAGATACATTTATACGAGAGTATCAGGGAAAATCAAATCTGTTGGACTCTGTGTTTAAAGTTGATGAACAGGAGCCTTATTTGAGTTTCTTGGCCAAACTAAACAAAtggaaaagaaaaggaaaattaaTGAAAGAGTTTGTAAAGAATAACAA CACGTGGGCCTGGGAAATATTTCACCAGCAGATCAATCAGTACTTCCTGTATGACCCAGAAGATACCAGCTACTATCAGCAAATGTTAAAagatctaaatcaaagaaaaataatttttacag ATGTCAACAACCGCAGCTCTCATCTTGTGCTTATAGTGACATTTGACAACGGAATGAAAGGTCTTTACAAGTTCATGAG AACCCCAAGGGACCATGAAGTATTGCCGAATCATTTTTTCTTCAGTGACATAGAACGAGCCCATGCAGAGATAGCTTCATTTCACCTGGACAA AGTGCTAGGATTCTATAGAGTGCCTCCAACAGTTGGGAGAGTTTTAAACATAACGGAAGACATTGGAAATGTTGGAGTCGAACTGCTCACCAGTACTCTTCACAGGTCTCCAG TTGGAAATCTGTGTTTCTTTGGGAAGTGTAAAGACTACTGCAAAGTAGCTTTCTCTATTTGTGGGACTCCAGACACAATAGAGGGGGCCATGTCTGTGTTTCTTCCTCCAAGAGGCATCAATCAGTCGCATTACTCAGTGGCGTCTCCCTGGATGCGAGTGTACCACCATACAGGAAAG GCCACATGGGAGCTATCTGAAGATTATTGTGAAACGAACGTGAAAAAAAGAGAAGGCTTCCAAGGTCGTAAATTATTGGATTATAGTGATATTGGAGTTTTTGACTTCCTTATAG GAAACTTAGACCGCCATCATGTCGAGTTGTTTCAACAGTTCAACAATGACACATTCATTTTACACTTGGATAATGGAAGAGG gTTTGGTAAATCTAAATACGACTGCATGTCTTGTATGTCTCCTGTGCGCCAATGTTGTATGATTCGTCGGTCCACTCTGGCTAAACTGGTCAAACTATACATCGGACCGGACAGTTTAAGTCACGTGCTCAGAAAGTCCCTGGAAGCGGACCCTTTGTCTCCAATACTTTGGGAACCTCATCTGGACGCACTGGACCGTCGAGTAGGTCAAATTCTCAAAGTAGTCAGAGACTGTATAGCCAAAAAGGGCAAACTTTGGCACGAGGTTATCATTGATGACGGatacaattaa